A genomic segment from Dietzia psychralcaliphila encodes:
- a CDS encoding WhiB family transcriptional regulator yields MTVDRQSRTAAGPELTLVDFGSSALFVEDEEESWQDRALCSQTDPEAFFPEKGGSTREAKKICTGCEVKAECLEYALANDERFGIWGGLSERERRRIKREAVM; encoded by the coding sequence ATGACCGTGGATCGACAGTCACGCACCGCAGCGGGACCCGAATTGACCCTGGTCGACTTCGGCAGCAGTGCGCTCTTCGTGGAGGACGAGGAGGAGAGCTGGCAGGACCGGGCTCTCTGTTCCCAGACCGATCCCGAGGCGTTCTTCCCGGAGAAGGGTGGCTCGACCCGAGAGGCCAAGAAGATCTGCACGGGGTGTGAGGTCAAGGCGGAGTGCCTCGAGTACGCACTGGCCAACGATGAGCGCTTCGGGATCTGGGGCGGACTGTCCGAGCGTGAGCGGCGACGGATCAAGCGCGAGGCCGTGATGTGA
- a CDS encoding glycosyltransferase family 2 protein, producing MTTRLPVVTVTYSPGDHLRRFVETLPGSTTRPVGLVMADNGSTDGAPEAAAAAHDFAEFFPTGGNLGYGTAINRAVTEISRRPAEFDQEFVLVVNPDVRFEPGSVDALLEAAHRWPRAAAFGPKIAETDGSVYPSARAVPRLGAGIGHAVLGPVWPGNPWTAHYLDDSDMDSERPAGWLSGSCLLLRREAFDALGGFDERYFMYLEDVDLGDRLGRAGWQSIFVPSSVIHHDQGHAARTVPEFTLRAHHRSAYLFQADRHPNAWQAPIRWALRAGLELRCRLAIRSARRDLR from the coding sequence GTGACGACCCGACTGCCCGTCGTGACGGTGACCTACTCTCCCGGCGACCACCTCCGCCGCTTCGTCGAGACCCTGCCCGGGTCCACGACGCGGCCGGTGGGGTTGGTGATGGCGGACAACGGTTCGACCGACGGCGCGCCCGAGGCGGCCGCGGCCGCGCACGACTTCGCCGAGTTCTTCCCGACAGGGGGGAATCTGGGCTACGGGACCGCCATCAACCGTGCCGTCACGGAGATCTCCCGGCGACCCGCGGAGTTCGACCAGGAGTTCGTCCTGGTCGTCAACCCGGATGTGCGGTTCGAGCCGGGTTCGGTGGACGCGCTGCTCGAGGCCGCCCACCGATGGCCCCGCGCGGCGGCGTTCGGCCCGAAGATCGCCGAGACCGATGGTTCCGTGTACCCCTCGGCCCGCGCCGTACCGCGGCTCGGCGCCGGTATCGGACACGCGGTGCTCGGCCCGGTGTGGCCGGGTAACCCGTGGACCGCCCACTACCTCGACGACTCCGACATGGACTCCGAACGGCCCGCGGGATGGCTGTCCGGATCGTGTCTGCTGCTCCGACGCGAGGCGTTCGATGCGCTCGGCGGATTCGACGAGCGCTACTTCATGTACCTCGAGGACGTGGACCTGGGGGACCGGCTCGGCCGCGCCGGGTGGCAGAGCATCTTCGTCCCGTCGTCGGTGATCCACCACGACCAGGGTCACGCGGCCAGGACCGTGCCGGAGTTCACCCTCCGGGCACACCACCGCAGCGCGTACCTCTTCCAGGCGGACAGGCATCCGAACGCGTGGCAGGCCCCGATACGCTGGGCCCTCAGGGCGGGTCTGGAGCTGCGGTGCCGCCTCGCGATCCGATCCGCCAGGCGCGACCTGCGCTGA
- the cofD gene encoding 2-phospho-L-lactate transferase — translation MRICVLAGGVGGARFLLGARRLFGLDPAPGGAGTPLPGTDAVHRVDAVVNVGDDAWMHGVRICPDLDTCMYTLGGGIDPERGWGHAGETWNCRDELAAYGVQPDWFGLGDKDLATHLVRTQMLSAGYRLTDITEALSARWSPGVRLLPVTDDRCETHVVVPGDTDGAEGAEGAGERAIHFQEWWVRHRAMLPASGFVQIGADAARPTPETLEAIEAADLVVVAPSNPVVSVGAILAVPGIRAALRSTSAPVVGVSPVIGGAVLRGMADACLTAIGVETSALAVARHFGARSGTGLLDGWLVAPGDGPGDGAGEVDGIAVREAPLLMTDPDATAQMVAAAIELAGLEVPTRSDR, via the coding sequence GTGAGGATCTGTGTATTGGCCGGTGGCGTCGGTGGCGCCCGTTTCCTGCTCGGCGCACGCCGACTGTTCGGACTGGACCCCGCTCCGGGCGGTGCGGGCACCCCGCTCCCGGGTACGGATGCCGTGCACCGTGTCGACGCGGTGGTCAACGTCGGTGACGACGCGTGGATGCACGGCGTCCGGATCTGTCCCGACCTCGACACCTGCATGTACACCCTCGGCGGGGGCATCGACCCGGAACGCGGATGGGGTCACGCCGGCGAGACCTGGAACTGCCGCGACGAACTCGCCGCCTACGGCGTCCAGCCCGACTGGTTCGGACTCGGGGACAAGGATCTCGCCACACACCTCGTGCGCACCCAGATGCTCAGCGCCGGCTACCGGCTGACCGACATCACCGAGGCCCTGTCCGCCCGCTGGTCCCCCGGGGTCCGGCTGCTACCCGTGACCGACGACCGCTGCGAGACGCACGTCGTGGTCCCCGGTGACACCGACGGCGCGGAGGGAGCGGAGGGCGCCGGTGAGCGGGCGATCCACTTCCAGGAATGGTGGGTCCGCCACCGGGCGATGCTTCCGGCCTCCGGCTTCGTACAGATCGGTGCCGATGCGGCCCGGCCCACCCCGGAGACGCTCGAGGCCATCGAGGCGGCCGACCTCGTCGTCGTCGCCCCCTCCAACCCCGTGGTCTCCGTCGGCGCGATCCTCGCCGTCCCCGGCATCCGCGCCGCGTTGCGTTCCACCTCCGCGCCGGTCGTGGGGGTGAGCCCCGTGATCGGGGGCGCCGTGCTGCGCGGCATGGCCGACGCGTGCCTCACCGCGATCGGCGTCGAGACCTCGGCGCTGGCCGTGGCGCGTCACTTCGGAGCCCGATCCGGCACCGGCCTGCTCGACGGCTGGTTGGTCGCCCCCGGCGACGGCCCCGGCGACGGCGCGGGCGAGGTGGACGGGATCGCCGTCCGCGAGGCCCCGCTGCTCATGACCGACCCGGACGCCACGGCGCAGATGGTGGCCGCCGCCATCGAACTGGCCGGGCTCGAGGTCCCCACGCGGTCCGACCGATGA
- a CDS encoding dTMP kinase: MVARLVVVEGLDGAGKNTLTTALVGELSDRGVSVGRLAFPRYGTLHADLAADALHGGQAGTADSPHAMALLFALDRHAALDQLGELRTSHDVVLLDRYVASNAAYTAARLGPGRETEVLHWIGELEFDRLGLPLPDLQILLDTPTALAAERAGSRETTDPGRTRDRYERDATLQAATGEAYRRLAASGWRSPWRVLGVDPDVRGLADHVVGR, from the coding sequence GTGGTCGCGCGGCTGGTCGTCGTCGAGGGACTCGACGGCGCGGGAAAGAACACCCTGACGACCGCCCTGGTCGGTGAGCTCAGCGACCGGGGCGTGTCCGTCGGGCGCCTCGCGTTCCCCCGGTACGGCACTCTGCACGCCGACCTGGCCGCCGACGCACTGCACGGCGGCCAGGCCGGCACCGCGGACTCGCCGCACGCGATGGCGCTGCTGTTCGCCCTGGACAGGCACGCGGCCCTCGATCAACTCGGTGAGCTGAGGACCTCGCACGACGTGGTCCTGCTCGACCGGTACGTGGCCTCCAACGCCGCGTACACGGCGGCCCGGCTCGGCCCCGGCCGGGAGACGGAGGTGCTCCACTGGATCGGCGAACTCGAGTTCGACCGGCTCGGACTGCCACTGCCGGACCTGCAGATCCTGCTGGACACACCCACCGCGTTGGCAGCCGAGAGGGCGGGGTCCCGGGAGACGACGGACCCGGGTCGGACCCGGGACCGCTACGAGAGGGACGCGACCCTCCAGGCCGCGACGGGGGAGGCCTACCGTCGGCTCGCCGCCTCCGGTTGGCGGTCGCCCTGGCGGGTGCTGGGAGTGGACCCCGACGTGCGGGGGTTGGCGGACCACGTCGTCGGTCGCTGA
- a CDS encoding metallopeptidase family protein: MTSRRAARRGHGPRGPILPPEVPRWRSRAAEFDAAALEAFAEIDQHWHSRLVHLDLAVDMVPRMRLKPGETWPEEVVADGLVPLARLVPAGVDRAGQPTRARLVLFRRPLTRRAPGGDDLRDLVYSVLVELVSQHLEISPDEVEAGPNDN; encoded by the coding sequence GTGACCTCCCGACGCGCGGCCCGACGCGGGCACGGCCCGCGCGGCCCGATCCTGCCCCCGGAGGTCCCCCGGTGGCGGAGCCGTGCCGCCGAGTTCGACGCCGCCGCGCTCGAGGCGTTCGCCGAGATCGACCAGCACTGGCATTCCCGCCTGGTGCATCTGGACCTCGCCGTGGACATGGTCCCGAGGATGCGCCTGAAGCCCGGTGAGACGTGGCCGGAGGAGGTCGTGGCGGACGGACTGGTCCCGCTCGCCCGGCTGGTCCCCGCCGGGGTGGACCGGGCCGGCCAGCCCACGCGGGCGCGGCTGGTCCTGTTCCGCAGGCCCCTCACCCGCCGGGCGCCGGGCGGGGACGACCTGCGTGACCTGGTCTACTCGGTCTTGGTGGAACTCGTCTCTCAACACCTCGAGATCTCACCGGACGAGGTCGAGGCCGGCCCCAACGACAACTGA
- a CDS encoding sugar phosphate nucleotidyltransferase: protein MTSTTPSSTGPGDLIADTEAVVLVGGKGTRLRPLTISAPKPMLPTAGLPFLTHLLSRIRAAGIRRVVLGTSFKAEVFEEYFGDGSDLDLELTYVVETEPLGTGGGIRNVLDQLTASTIMVFNGDVLGGTDLTEILDLHHAKSADLTMHLVRVSDPRAFGCVPTDDDGRVLEFLEKTQDPPTDQINAGCYVFRRELIAQIPEGVPVSVERETFPQLLSEGKRVYGFVDSAYWRDMGTPEDFVRGSSDLVRGIAPSPALEGHHGEALVHDGAGVGAGAVLIGGTVVGRGAEIGAGVRLDGAVVFDGARIEAGATVERSIIGAGARIGHRALIRDGVIGDGADVGARCELLRGARVWPGVVIPDGGIRYSTDM, encoded by the coding sequence GTGACCTCGACGACCCCCTCCAGCACCGGGCCGGGCGACCTGATCGCCGACACCGAGGCGGTGGTCCTGGTGGGCGGGAAGGGGACCCGACTGCGGCCCCTGACCATCTCGGCGCCCAAGCCGATGCTTCCCACCGCCGGTCTGCCCTTCCTCACGCACCTGCTCTCGCGGATCCGGGCGGCCGGGATCCGGCGCGTGGTGCTGGGCACCTCGTTCAAGGCGGAGGTGTTCGAGGAGTACTTCGGCGACGGATCCGATCTCGACCTGGAACTGACGTACGTGGTGGAGACCGAACCCCTGGGTACCGGCGGCGGCATCCGCAACGTCCTGGACCAGCTGACGGCCTCGACGATCATGGTCTTCAACGGTGACGTGCTGGGCGGGACCGACCTCACCGAGATCCTCGACCTCCACCACGCCAAGAGCGCGGATCTGACCATGCACCTGGTCCGGGTCTCCGACCCCCGCGCGTTCGGCTGCGTGCCGACCGACGACGACGGACGGGTCCTGGAGTTCCTGGAGAAGACCCAGGACCCGCCGACCGACCAGATCAACGCCGGCTGCTACGTCTTCCGGCGCGAGCTGATCGCGCAGATCCCCGAGGGTGTGCCCGTCTCGGTGGAGCGCGAGACCTTCCCCCAGCTGCTCAGTGAGGGGAAGCGGGTCTACGGCTTCGTCGACTCGGCCTACTGGCGCGACATGGGCACACCCGAGGACTTCGTCCGCGGGTCCTCCGACCTGGTGCGGGGTATCGCGCCGTCGCCCGCACTCGAGGGCCACCACGGTGAGGCGCTCGTCCACGACGGCGCAGGGGTCGGCGCCGGGGCGGTACTCATCGGCGGGACGGTGGTCGGGCGCGGCGCCGAGATCGGTGCCGGTGTCCGACTGGACGGCGCGGTGGTCTTCGACGGCGCCCGGATCGAGGCGGGGGCGACGGTCGAACGCTCGATCATCGGCGCCGGGGCCCGCATCGGCCACCGGGCGCTGATCCGCGACGGCGTCATCGGCGACGGCGCCGACGTGGGCGCCAGGTGTGAGCTGCTGCGCGGAGCCCGGGTCTGGCCCGGCGTCGTGATCCCCGACGGCGGGATCCGCTACTCCACGGACATGTAG
- a CDS encoding DUF3499 domain-containing protein, which yields MSENRRCCRPGCPNRAVATLTYVYADSTAVVGPLPAIREPHSWDLCAAHALRITAPRGWELVRHPDIDASAEDSDLTALLDAVAGGPVGGRRAGAALVDADRLRRLGVSDPGPVLAAAPVEPSGSRPHLRVVPNAPDRDEAPSARPADGAREPGPGLG from the coding sequence GTGAGTGAGAACCGTCGTTGCTGCCGCCCGGGGTGCCCCAATCGTGCGGTCGCCACGCTCACCTACGTCTACGCGGACTCGACGGCCGTCGTCGGCCCGCTCCCGGCGATCCGGGAGCCGCACTCGTGGGATCTCTGCGCAGCGCACGCCCTGCGCATCACCGCCCCCCGCGGCTGGGAACTGGTGCGCCATCCCGACATCGACGCATCCGCCGAGGACTCCGACCTCACCGCCCTGTTGGACGCCGTGGCCGGCGGGCCGGTCGGCGGCCGGAGGGCGGGTGCGGCCCTGGTGGACGCGGACCGGCTACGGCGGTTGGGGGTCTCCGACCCCGGGCCCGTGCTCGCCGCGGCCCCGGTGGAGCCGTCCGGTAGCCGCCCCCACCTGCGGGTGGTCCCCAACGCCCCGGACCGCGACGAGGCCCCGTCGGCGAGGCCCGCTGACGGCGCCCGGGAGCCGGGCCCCGGCCTCGGCTGA
- the ahcY gene encoding adenosylhomocysteinase: MSADLQVQSVNGVEFKVADLSLAEAGRKQIRLAEHEMPGLMALREEYAAEQPLAGARIAGSIHMTVQTAVLIETLTSLGAEVRWASCNIFSTQDEAAAAVVVGPEGSPEAPSGVPVFAWKGETLAEYWWCTEQIMTWPDTEPNMILDDGGDATMLVIKGKEFEQAGAVPSDDSAWSAEEKVFHALLRESVPAHPGKYTAIADAVQGVTEETTTGVHRLYHFHSEGVLPFPAINVNDAVTKSKFDNKYGTRHSLLDGINRGTDALIGGKKALVCGYGDVGKGCAEALAGQGARVQVTEIDPINALQALMDGFDVVTVDEAIGNADIIITATGNKDIITFDHMKRMKDKAILGNIGHFDNEIDMAGLESAADVTRINIKPQVDEFVFDSDGRSIIVLSEGRLLNLGNATGHPSFVMSNSFSDQVIAQIELFSKADQYPIGVHLLPKILDEKVARLHVEALGGSLTKLAKDQAEYIGVDVEGPYKPEHYRY; the protein is encoded by the coding sequence ATGTCTGCTGATCTCCAGGTGCAGTCCGTCAACGGTGTCGAGTTCAAGGTGGCGGATCTGTCGCTGGCGGAGGCGGGCCGCAAGCAGATCCGTCTGGCCGAGCACGAGATGCCCGGTCTGATGGCGCTGCGTGAGGAGTACGCGGCGGAGCAGCCGCTGGCGGGCGCCCGGATCGCCGGCTCGATCCACATGACGGTGCAGACCGCCGTGTTGATCGAGACGTTGACCTCGCTCGGCGCGGAGGTCCGCTGGGCCTCGTGCAACATCTTCTCCACCCAGGACGAGGCGGCCGCCGCGGTCGTGGTGGGCCCCGAGGGCAGCCCCGAGGCGCCGTCGGGCGTGCCGGTGTTCGCGTGGAAGGGCGAGACGCTCGCCGAGTACTGGTGGTGCACCGAGCAGATCATGACGTGGCCCGACACCGAGCCCAACATGATCCTCGACGACGGTGGCGACGCCACCATGCTCGTGATCAAGGGCAAGGAGTTCGAGCAGGCGGGCGCCGTGCCGTCGGACGACTCCGCCTGGTCGGCGGAGGAGAAGGTCTTCCACGCACTGCTGCGCGAGTCGGTCCCGGCGCACCCGGGCAAGTACACGGCCATCGCCGACGCGGTCCAGGGCGTCACCGAGGAGACCACCACCGGCGTGCACCGTCTCTACCACTTCCACTCCGAGGGCGTGCTGCCGTTCCCGGCGATCAACGTCAACGACGCGGTCACCAAGAGCAAGTTCGACAACAAGTACGGCACCCGCCACTCCCTGCTGGACGGCATCAATCGCGGCACCGACGCCCTCATCGGCGGCAAGAAGGCCCTGGTGTGCGGTTACGGCGACGTGGGCAAGGGGTGCGCCGAGGCGCTGGCCGGCCAGGGCGCGCGCGTCCAGGTCACCGAGATCGACCCCATCAACGCCCTGCAGGCCCTCATGGACGGTTTCGACGTGGTGACGGTCGACGAGGCCATCGGGAACGCCGACATCATCATCACGGCCACGGGAAACAAGGACATCATCACCTTCGACCACATGAAGCGGATGAAGGACAAGGCGATCCTTGGCAACATCGGCCACTTCGACAACGAGATCGACATGGCGGGCCTGGAGTCGGCGGCGGACGTCACCCGGATCAACATCAAGCCGCAGGTCGACGAGTTCGTCTTCGACTCCGACGGCCGGTCGATCATCGTGCTGTCGGAGGGTCGACTGCTCAACCTGGGCAACGCCACCGGTCACCCGTCCTTCGTGATGTCCAACAGCTTCTCCGATCAGGTCATCGCCCAGATCGAGTTGTTCAGCAAGGCCGACCAGTACCCGATCGGGGTCCACCTGCTGCCGAAGATCCTCGACGAGAAGGTCGCGCGCCTGCACGTCGAGGCACTCGGTGGTTCGCTCACCAAGCTCGCGAAGGACCAGGCCGAGTACATCGGCGTGGACGTCGAGGGCCCGTACAAGCCCGAGCACTACCGGTACTGA
- a CDS encoding phosphomannomutase/phosphoglucomutase, translating to MARSAESVRAVIKAYDVRGVVGEQIDEDFVREVGASFARLMRSEGAETVVVGHDMRDSSPTLSQAFGDGVTAQGLDVVTIGLASTDQLYYASGLIDCPGAMFTASHNPARYNGIKLCRAGAKPVGQESGLGEISDGLVEGVPAYDGTPGTVSERDVLDGYGAYLRELVDLSGIRQLKVAVDAGNGMGGHTVPAVLSGLPLEIVPLYFELDGNFPNHEANPLEPANLVDLQALVRESGADIGLAFDGDADRCFVVDERGEPVAPSAITALVAGRELDKEPGASIIYNLITSRAVPELVEEKGGVAVRTRVGHSFIKAQMADTGAIFGGEHSAHYYFRDFWGADSGMLAAMHTLAALGEQNSPLSEVMAEYTRYAASGEINSTLDSAEEQVARMEQVIEAFSGRAASVDRLDGVTVDLGDGAWFNLRASNTEPLLRLNAEAPTREDVAAVVDEVLAIVRA from the coding sequence GTGGCACGCAGCGCCGAGTCCGTCCGAGCAGTCATCAAGGCCTACGACGTCCGAGGCGTCGTGGGTGAGCAGATCGACGAGGACTTCGTCCGTGAGGTCGGCGCATCGTTCGCCCGCCTGATGCGGTCGGAGGGCGCGGAGACCGTGGTCGTCGGCCACGACATGCGCGACTCCTCCCCGACCCTGTCCCAGGCGTTCGGGGACGGCGTCACCGCGCAGGGCCTGGACGTGGTGACGATCGGTCTCGCGTCCACCGACCAGCTCTACTACGCCTCGGGGCTCATCGACTGCCCGGGCGCCATGTTCACCGCCAGCCACAACCCGGCCCGGTACAACGGCATCAAGCTGTGCCGTGCGGGCGCCAAGCCGGTCGGTCAGGAATCCGGGCTGGGCGAGATCTCGGACGGGCTGGTCGAGGGCGTCCCGGCGTACGACGGGACGCCCGGCACGGTCTCCGAGCGCGACGTCCTCGACGGTTACGGTGCGTACCTGCGTGAACTGGTCGACCTGTCGGGCATCCGCCAGCTCAAGGTGGCCGTCGACGCCGGCAACGGGATGGGCGGTCACACGGTGCCCGCGGTGCTCAGCGGGCTGCCCCTCGAGATCGTCCCCCTGTACTTCGAGCTCGACGGCAACTTCCCCAATCACGAGGCCAATCCGCTCGAGCCGGCCAACCTGGTGGACCTCCAGGCGTTGGTCCGTGAGAGCGGGGCGGACATCGGACTCGCCTTCGACGGCGACGCCGACCGCTGCTTCGTGGTGGACGAGCGGGGCGAGCCCGTCGCCCCGTCGGCCATCACCGCGCTGGTCGCCGGGCGCGAGCTCGACAAGGAACCCGGCGCCTCCATCATCTACAACCTCATCACCTCCCGGGCCGTCCCCGAACTGGTCGAGGAGAAGGGCGGGGTCGCCGTCCGCACCCGGGTGGGCCACAGCTTCATCAAGGCGCAGATGGCGGACACCGGTGCGATCTTCGGCGGCGAGCACTCGGCGCACTACTACTTCCGCGACTTCTGGGGTGCCGACTCGGGCATGCTCGCCGCGATGCACACGCTCGCCGCCCTGGGGGAACAGAACTCGCCGCTCTCGGAGGTCATGGCCGAGTACACCAGGTACGCCGCGTCGGGGGAGATCAACTCCACCCTGGACTCGGCCGAGGAGCAGGTCGCGCGCATGGAGCAGGTCATCGAGGCGTTCTCCGGCCGCGCCGCGTCGGTGGACCGACTCGACGGCGTGACCGTCGACCTCGGGGACGGCGCCTGGTTCAACCTCCGGGCCTCCAACACCGAACCGCTGCTGCGCCTCAACGCGGAGGCGCCCACCAGGGAGGACGTCGCCGCGGTGGTCGACGAAGTCCTCGCGATCGTCCGTGCCTGA
- a CDS encoding coenzyme F420-0:L-glutamate ligase, whose amino-acid sequence MTDGAVPEIRLWSGEHAAAADVRLWAPDGLPEFRPGDDLAGILAAALTDDPHGLTHGDVVVLTSKVLSKTEGRIVAAPTDPDERDALRRRLVEQESVRVVARVNRTLITENRLGIVQAAAGVDGSNVDARELALLPEDPDASASALARELRRRTGVTVAVVVTDTMGRAWRTGQTDVAIGAAGLRVSIGYDGAVDRQGNELYVTDVAVADEIAAAADLVKGKLGARPVAVVRGLGHLLVGDDDDERGSPQRARDLVRDSASDLFRLGTAEALAQGRREAVPGRRSVRRFSDVDVPEESLAEAVADALTAPAPHHSAPIRFVRVAGDARARLLDALRADWETDLRADGHSGDVLTRRLSRGDLLRTCPELILPFVDDSAGAHDYPDPRRNACEETMFTVAGGAAVQSLLVALSARGLGSCWVGSTIFAAETTRRALDLPPSWRPLGAVAVGVPAEPVPPRAPRPPGDAYMSVE is encoded by the coding sequence ATGACCGACGGAGCCGTCCCCGAGATCCGCCTCTGGTCGGGGGAACACGCCGCCGCCGCGGACGTCCGCCTGTGGGCTCCGGACGGCCTCCCGGAGTTCCGGCCGGGCGACGATCTGGCGGGGATCCTGGCCGCTGCGCTCACCGACGACCCGCACGGACTGACCCACGGCGACGTCGTGGTGCTCACCTCCAAGGTCCTCTCCAAGACCGAGGGACGGATCGTGGCCGCCCCCACCGACCCCGACGAGCGGGACGCCCTGCGCCGACGGCTCGTGGAGCAGGAGTCCGTGCGGGTGGTGGCGCGGGTCAACCGCACCCTCATCACCGAGAACCGGCTCGGCATCGTCCAGGCCGCCGCCGGCGTCGACGGCTCCAACGTCGACGCCCGCGAGCTCGCGCTGCTCCCCGAGGACCCCGACGCGTCCGCCTCCGCGCTGGCCCGCGAGTTGCGCCGGCGGACCGGCGTGACGGTGGCCGTCGTCGTCACCGACACCATGGGCCGGGCCTGGCGTACCGGCCAGACCGACGTGGCGATCGGCGCCGCGGGGCTGCGGGTCTCGATCGGCTACGACGGCGCCGTGGACCGCCAGGGCAACGAGCTGTACGTCACCGACGTCGCCGTGGCCGACGAGATAGCCGCCGCCGCCGACCTGGTCAAGGGCAAACTGGGCGCCCGACCCGTGGCGGTGGTGCGGGGGCTGGGACACCTGCTGGTCGGGGATGACGACGACGAGCGCGGCTCCCCGCAGCGGGCCCGCGACCTGGTCCGCGACAGCGCGTCGGACCTGTTCCGGCTGGGCACCGCCGAGGCGCTCGCACAGGGACGACGTGAGGCCGTGCCCGGCCGCCGCTCGGTCCGGCGGTTCTCGGACGTGGACGTCCCCGAGGAGTCGCTCGCCGAGGCCGTGGCCGACGCGCTCACCGCACCGGCGCCGCACCACAGCGCCCCGATCCGGTTCGTCCGGGTGGCCGGTGACGCCCGCGCGCGCCTTCTGGACGCGCTGCGGGCCGACTGGGAGACGGATCTGAGGGCCGACGGCCACTCCGGCGACGTGCTGACCCGCCGCCTGTCCCGCGGAGACCTCCTGCGCACCTGCCCCGAGTTGATCCTGCCGTTCGTGGACGACTCCGCCGGGGCCCACGACTACCCGGACCCGCGCCGGAACGCCTGCGAGGAGACCATGTTCACCGTCGCCGGTGGCGCCGCGGTGCAGTCGCTCCTCGTGGCACTGTCCGCGCGCGGACTGGGGTCCTGTTGGGTGGGGTCGACGATCTTCGCCGCCGAGACCACCCGCCGGGCGCTCGACCTACCACCGTCCTGGCGGCCGCTCGGAGCGGTGGCCGTCGGTGTCCCGGCCGAGCCGGTCCCGCCCCGGGCACCACGCCCGCCCGGGGACGCCTACATGTCCGTGGAGTAG
- the manA gene encoding mannose-6-phosphate isomerase, class I: protein MVALSPVVQAYAWGSRTALPELCGTVSPAPHPVAEHWFGAHDSGSSLCADGRGLDERIAADPEGELGARVAAEHGGGLPFLVKLLSAEQALSLQAHPSPEKAREGFAAEDARGIAVHAPDRNYRDANHKPEILVALTEFHALVGFRPVSRTVALLDALDVPALRPYRDMLDGQPDAEGLRAVFTTFVTMPHMALETVVADLVTGAVGYLTAQGVAGAWSNEATTVVELAERYPTDPGVLGALLLNRVVLRPGQAVYLGPGQLHAYLRGVGVEVMANSDNVLRGGLTPKHVDVPELMRVLEFDPLADPTVRPVPADRGIPGEMDYPTPEPDFALSRIVVPAASAPVRYHPDGPEVLLCTSGRLCVSENGATETLGPGHAVWVPASTPGVVLDAADGATVFRTRVGDPVTGTRQR, encoded by the coding sequence GTGGTGGCTCTCAGCCCGGTCGTCCAGGCGTACGCGTGGGGCTCCCGGACCGCGCTCCCCGAGTTGTGCGGGACGGTCTCCCCGGCCCCCCACCCGGTGGCCGAGCACTGGTTCGGCGCCCACGACTCCGGCTCGTCCCTCTGCGCCGACGGGCGGGGGTTGGACGAGCGGATCGCCGCCGACCCCGAGGGTGAGCTCGGTGCCCGGGTGGCTGCGGAGCACGGGGGCGGGTTGCCGTTCCTGGTCAAGCTCCTGTCCGCCGAGCAGGCGCTCTCGCTCCAGGCGCACCCGTCCCCGGAGAAGGCGAGGGAGGGGTTCGCCGCGGAGGACGCGCGTGGCATCGCCGTCCACGCCCCGGACCGCAACTACCGCGACGCCAACCACAAGCCCGAGATCCTCGTGGCGCTGACCGAGTTCCACGCGTTGGTGGGTTTCCGACCCGTGTCCCGGACGGTGGCACTGCTCGACGCCCTCGACGTGCCGGCGCTGCGCCCCTACCGCGACATGCTGGACGGACAGCCGGACGCGGAGGGCCTCCGCGCGGTGTTCACGACCTTCGTGACGATGCCGCACATGGCGCTGGAGACGGTGGTGGCGGACCTGGTCACCGGCGCCGTGGGCTACCTCACCGCACAGGGGGTGGCCGGCGCGTGGTCGAACGAGGCCACCACCGTGGTGGAGCTCGCCGAGCGGTATCCCACGGACCCCGGTGTCCTGGGCGCACTGCTGCTCAACCGGGTGGTCCTCCGACCGGGACAGGCCGTCTACCTGGGACCCGGTCAGCTCCACGCCTATCTCCGCGGGGTGGGGGTGGAGGTCATGGCCAACTCGGACAACGTCCTGCGCGGTGGTCTGACGCCCAAACACGTCGACGTCCCGGAGCTGATGCGGGTACTCGAGTTCGACCCGCTGGCGGACCCCACGGTGCGGCCGGTACCGGCCGACCGCGGGATCCCCGGTGAGATGGACTACCCCACGCCCGAGCCCGACTTCGCGCTCTCGCGCATCGTGGTGCCCGCGGCCTCCGCTCCCGTGCGCTACCACCCTGATGGTCCCGAGGTCCTGCTGTGCACCTCCGGGCGGTTGTGCGTGTCCGAGAACGGAGCCACGGAGACCCTGGGGCCCGGACACGCGGTGTGGGTGCCCGCCTCGACGCCCGGGGTGGTGCTGGACGCCGCCGACGGGGCCACCGTCTTCCGCACCCGCGTCGGTGATCCGGTGACGGGGACGCGGCAGCGGTAG